A part of Bosea sp. (in: a-proteobacteria) genomic DNA contains:
- a CDS encoding zinc-binding alcohol dehydrogenase, with the protein METRSLWYVGPRECALNAESLTPGPGEAVVRTLFSGISRGTERLVFEGRVPASEHERMRGPGMAGAFPFPVKYGYCAVGVVEAGPQDLVGRRVFALHPHQGHFAMPPDRLTVLPETLPSRRAVLAANMETALNALWDSGAGPGDRIAMVGAGVVGLLVASIAARLPGADVTIIDPDASRAPLAGALGCAFANSAAGLADCDVVFHASASAAGLNAAIGLAGFEGTIVELSWHGAGETPVALGGAFHSRRLRLVSSQVGHIAPCRRARWSYARRMAKALDLLDDARLDALITDDIPFAEAPARLPALFAPGAAGLTAVLVH; encoded by the coding sequence ATCGAGACCCGATCGCTCTGGTATGTCGGCCCGCGTGAATGCGCCCTGAATGCCGAGAGCCTCACGCCCGGCCCCGGCGAGGCGGTGGTTCGCACCCTGTTCAGCGGCATCAGCCGCGGCACCGAGCGCCTCGTCTTCGAGGGCCGGGTTCCGGCCTCCGAGCATGAGCGCATGCGCGGTCCCGGAATGGCTGGCGCCTTCCCGTTCCCCGTGAAATACGGCTACTGCGCCGTCGGCGTCGTCGAAGCGGGCCCGCAGGACCTGGTCGGCCGGCGCGTCTTCGCGCTGCATCCGCACCAGGGCCATTTCGCGATGCCTCCGGACCGGCTCACGGTGTTGCCCGAGACCCTGCCGTCCCGCCGCGCCGTGCTGGCGGCGAACATGGAGACGGCGCTGAACGCGCTGTGGGATTCAGGCGCCGGCCCGGGCGACCGCATCGCGATGGTCGGGGCGGGCGTGGTGGGCCTGCTCGTCGCCAGCATCGCCGCCCGGCTGCCGGGCGCAGACGTCACGATCATCGACCCGGACGCAAGCCGAGCCCCCCTCGCCGGCGCTCTGGGCTGCGCCTTCGCGAACAGCGCGGCCGGCCTCGCCGATTGCGACGTGGTGTTCCATGCATCCGCAAGCGCCGCAGGGCTCAACGCCGCCATCGGACTTGCAGGCTTCGAGGGGACCATCGTGGAGTTGAGCTGGCACGGCGCGGGCGAGACGCCTGTGGCGCTGGGTGGAGCCTTCCATTCGCGCCGGCTCAGGCTCGTCTCCAGCCAGGTCGGCCATATCGCGCCCTGCCGCCGCGCCCGCTGGAGCTATGCGCGCCGCATGGCCAAGGCGCTGGACCTGCTGGATGACGCGCGCCTCGATGCGCTCATCACCGACGACATCCCCTTTGCCGAGGCGCCCGCGCGCCTGCCCGCGCTCTTCGCGCCGGGCGCTGCGGGCCTCACCGCCGTTCTCGTCCACTGA
- a CDS encoding 3'(2'),5'-bisphosphate nucleotidase CysQ has translation MPIRPPHSLKPFDLSRDELAQRLFQAARAGAQALMRHWGGDVRSTLKADGSPVSEADHAADAAVREALARLGLDAPLVSEESDEAPGADCESFLMLDPLDGTKDFLAHTEEFCVCLAAIHRGRAIAGAIVAPAMRRAWFAGETCHGADLDHEAAPIGAPRLLSARAPEPGASLRALVSRRHGDPRSLAALAACGVGATTCTSSAIKFGLLAEGQADIHVRHGRTMAWDIAAGDAILSAAGGLVRAVDGAPLRYDGPGGDFSNPPFVAVAREGLLGRVLEAVQRAG, from the coding sequence ATGCCGATCAGGCCGCCGCATTCCCTGAAACCCTTCGATCTTTCGCGCGACGAACTGGCACAACGCCTTTTCCAGGCGGCGCGCGCCGGCGCGCAGGCGCTGATGCGCCATTGGGGCGGCGATGTCCGCTCCACGCTCAAGGCCGACGGCTCCCCTGTCTCGGAGGCCGATCACGCAGCCGATGCCGCTGTGCGCGAGGCGCTTGCCCGCCTCGGACTTGATGCCCCGCTGGTCAGCGAGGAGAGCGATGAAGCGCCCGGCGCAGATTGCGAGAGCTTCCTGATGCTCGATCCGCTCGATGGGACGAAGGACTTCCTCGCCCATACGGAGGAATTCTGCGTCTGCCTCGCGGCCATCCATCGGGGACGGGCCATTGCCGGGGCCATCGTCGCGCCCGCAATGCGGCGCGCATGGTTCGCCGGGGAGACTTGCCATGGCGCCGATCTGGACCATGAGGCGGCGCCCATCGGCGCGCCCCGGCTGCTCTCGGCTCGCGCGCCAGAGCCGGGCGCGTCGCTGCGCGCCCTGGTCAGCCGCCGCCATGGCGATCCGCGCTCCCTGGCGGCGCTGGCAGCCTGCGGCGTCGGCGCAACCACCTGCACGTCCTCGGCGATCAAGTTCGGCCTGCTGGCCGAGGGGCAGGCCGACATCCATGTCCGTCATGGCCGCACCATGGCCTGGGACATCGCCGCCGGCGACGCCATCCTCTCGGCTGCGGGCGGGCTCGTGCGCGCCGTTGACGGCGCGCCCCTGCGCTATGACGGACCGGGAGGTGACTTCTCCAACCCCCCATTCGTCGCGGTGGCGCGCGAGGGCTTGCTCGGGCGCGTGCTGGAAGCTGTTCAGCGCGCGGGCTAG
- a CDS encoding glycosyltransferase family 4 protein: MIAFAIPGDLGRPTGGYAYDRHVLRLLPECGVSVRHVPLPGSWPEPSEPDMAETSRLLLEQDWRSPLLIDGLAYGAFPTGMAAGLAGRVVALCHHPLCLETGMAPARASVLRRLETAALGYAAAVIVTGEATRDLLVAEFSVPAGRVTVAEPGVEPAARAAETPFGQPLRLLAVGSIIPRKGYDLLIDALAPLAGLPWTLRIIGAADPGSPLLAALRVQASAAGLGDRVSFLGAMSDAELDDHYRSSDIFVMASHYEGFGMVLTEALARGLPIVTTRCGAAAHALPARAAQVTAPGDVGELTGALAYLIGDSSARQRHADAAWEAAASLPRWRDTARMIADVCRSLHS, encoded by the coding sequence ATGATCGCCTTCGCGATTCCGGGCGATCTGGGCCGGCCCACCGGCGGCTATGCCTATGACAGGCATGTGCTGCGCCTTCTGCCCGAATGCGGCGTGTCGGTGCGCCATGTGCCGCTGCCCGGCTCCTGGCCCGAGCCGAGCGAGCCGGACATGGCGGAAACCAGCCGGCTGCTTCTCGAACAGGATTGGCGCAGCCCGCTGCTGATCGACGGTCTCGCCTACGGCGCCTTCCCGACCGGCATGGCAGCGGGGCTGGCCGGGCGCGTCGTGGCGCTGTGCCATCATCCGCTGTGCCTGGAGACCGGCATGGCGCCCGCGCGCGCATCCGTGCTGCGCCGGCTCGAGACGGCTGCACTGGGCTATGCCGCTGCCGTCATCGTGACAGGGGAAGCGACGCGCGATCTTCTGGTCGCTGAATTCAGCGTGCCGGCCGGGCGAGTAACCGTTGCCGAACCCGGCGTGGAGCCCGCGGCCCGCGCGGCCGAAACCCCGTTCGGCCAGCCGCTCCGGCTGCTGGCCGTGGGCTCGATCATTCCCCGCAAGGGCTATGATCTGCTCATCGACGCGCTGGCCCCGCTCGCAGGCCTGCCCTGGACGCTGCGCATCATCGGCGCCGCCGATCCGGGCTCGCCGCTGCTTGCCGCCCTGCGCGTCCAGGCCAGCGCCGCCGGCCTGGGCGACAGGGTGTCATTCCTGGGCGCGATGAGCGACGCCGAACTCGATGACCATTACCGCTCAAGCGACATCTTCGTCATGGCGTCGCATTACGAAGGTTTCGGCATGGTGCTGACCGAAGCGCTGGCGCGCGGCCTGCCCATCGTCACAACCCGCTGCGGCGCGGCCGCGCACGCGCTGCCCGCCCGCGCCGCGCAGGTGACCGCGCCCGGAGACGTGGGCGAACTGACCGGCGCGCTCGCCTACCTGATCGGCGATTCGAGCGCGCGGCAACGCCATGCCGACGCCGCTTGGGAAGCCGCCGCCAGCCTGCCGCGCTGGCGCGACACCGCCCGCATGATCGCTGATGTCTGCCGCAGCCTGCACAGTTAA
- a CDS encoding DUF1134 domain-containing protein: MAAAFLAGLMWLAPAQPASAQQGDGSTFKPEELVGSGHKFFGNVSRGLALAVEEAVRRWGEPNGYILGQEGSGAFVAGLRFGEGTLYTRNAGDRKVFWQGPSLGFDFGGDGARTMMLIYNMPRTEAIYQRFGGVDGSVYFVAGFGFTALTAGDGVTVVPIRSGVGARLGVNVGYLKFTPQSTWNPF, from the coding sequence ATGGCTGCTGCGTTTCTGGCTGGCCTGATGTGGCTGGCGCCCGCCCAGCCTGCATCGGCCCAGCAAGGTGACGGCAGCACTTTCAAGCCCGAGGAACTGGTCGGCTCGGGCCACAAGTTCTTCGGAAATGTGTCGCGCGGGCTCGCGCTTGCGGTTGAGGAAGCCGTGCGGCGCTGGGGCGAGCCCAATGGCTACATCCTGGGCCAGGAAGGCTCCGGCGCCTTCGTGGCCGGCTTGCGCTTTGGCGAAGGCACGCTCTACACGCGCAATGCCGGCGACCGGAAGGTGTTCTGGCAGGGTCCTTCGCTGGGATTCGACTTTGGCGGCGATGGCGCGCGCACGATGATGCTGATCTACAACATGCCGCGCACCGAGGCGATCTACCAGCGCTTCGGCGGGGTGGACGGCTCGGTGTATTTCGTGGCCGGCTTCGGCTTCACCGCGCTGACGGCGGGCGATGGCGTCACCGTAGTGCCGATCCGCAGCGGCGTCGGCGCGCGGCTGGGCGTCAATGTCGGCTACCTGAAGTTCACGCCGCAATCGACCTGGAATCCATTCTGA
- a CDS encoding glycosyltransferase family 39 protein, giving the protein MQPEAAPFISQPEWTRAQTLGVAAIIALFWAALNWAWLSGALTIPWDAKAHFQPQLQFLASSLARGESPFWNPHVFAGHPQIADPQALIFSPPHLLAALIFPRPGPVVGDVVVLGCLLAGAIAMAMLFRDRRWAPAGAVTAALVFAFGAAASWRIQHIGQVMSLSYFAVTLWLMARALERGSARYGLGAGLTAGLMILGRDQVALLGCYTLAGLTFAAWLQAPKPVRAILHSLKPLLAMALAALLTAAIPILFTLMLAEQSNRPAIDLAGAGRGSLHPASLLTLFVANLYGAAGPLENFWGQPSPAWNGAFGDVDLFLARNMSVAYVGALPLLAIITVGILRGRAWDPAIRTIAIAAALTLLYALGRYTPVFQGLFALLPGVAFYRRPADALFNFGALAAILAGYCVHELASQPQGRERLWRWLVAIGLFAAALAASYGLATIVGRESVALIPMAMASILFLLAAVMLLVVWRAHHSAPMGAALLVAAVLGVDLAVSNGPSESTGLPSAQYDVLQPDSANPTIALLKSELARTAAPDRRDRVELAGIDFHWPNASMTHGLDHTLGYNPLRLGDYSLATGAGDHVALPDQRRFSPLMPGYRSVLADMLGLRFIASRVPLDQIDRSLGPDALQEGRLRLIARTPDAFVYENANALPRVLLASEARIVDRSAILASGQWPAGFDPRRTVLLGAEDRPPAQRCVALSGPMTGTAAIRRYANTRIVVEVEASRCGWLVLNDAWQRWWTVTVNGGAAPLLRANILFRAVEVPEGRSVVTFTFAPFAGLAADVVERLPRALGDKLGLTDTPRLADR; this is encoded by the coding sequence ATGCAGCCTGAAGCCGCTCCCTTTATTTCGCAGCCTGAATGGACCCGCGCCCAGACGCTCGGCGTCGCTGCGATCATTGCCCTGTTCTGGGCAGCGCTGAACTGGGCCTGGCTCTCAGGCGCGCTCACCATCCCCTGGGACGCCAAGGCGCATTTCCAGCCGCAGCTCCAGTTTCTGGCCAGTTCCCTCGCCCGCGGCGAATCGCCTTTCTGGAACCCGCATGTCTTCGCCGGTCACCCGCAGATCGCCGATCCGCAGGCGCTGATCTTCTCGCCGCCCCATCTGCTCGCAGCCCTGATCTTCCCGCGTCCGGGACCTGTCGTGGGCGATGTCGTGGTGCTCGGCTGCCTGCTGGCAGGGGCGATTGCCATGGCCATGCTGTTCCGCGACAGGCGCTGGGCCCCGGCCGGCGCCGTGACGGCCGCGCTGGTCTTCGCCTTCGGCGCAGCAGCATCCTGGCGCATCCAGCACATCGGGCAGGTGATGAGCCTGAGCTACTTCGCCGTCACGCTCTGGCTGATGGCGCGGGCGCTGGAGCGTGGCAGCGCGCGTTATGGCCTTGGCGCGGGGCTGACGGCCGGTTTGATGATCCTCGGGCGCGATCAGGTGGCGCTGCTTGGCTGCTACACCCTTGCCGGCCTGACCTTCGCCGCCTGGTTGCAGGCGCCGAAACCCGTGAGAGCCATCCTGCACAGCCTGAAGCCGCTGCTGGCGATGGCGCTCGCGGCGCTCCTCACCGCAGCCATCCCCATCCTGTTCACGCTGATGCTGGCCGAGCAGTCCAACCGCCCTGCCATCGATCTGGCGGGCGCTGGCAGGGGCAGTCTGCATCCCGCCTCGCTCCTCACGCTGTTCGTGGCGAACCTGTACGGAGCGGCTGGCCCGCTGGAGAACTTCTGGGGCCAGCCGAGCCCCGCCTGGAACGGCGCCTTCGGCGATGTCGATCTCTTCCTCGCCCGCAACATGAGCGTGGCCTATGTCGGCGCCCTGCCGCTTCTGGCCATCATCACCGTGGGCATCCTGCGCGGGCGTGCCTGGGACCCGGCCATCCGCACCATCGCCATCGCTGCGGCGCTGACGCTGCTTTATGCGCTGGGGCGTTATACCCCTGTGTTTCAGGGCCTGTTCGCGCTTCTGCCCGGCGTGGCGTTCTACCGCCGGCCAGCCGACGCCCTGTTCAATTTCGGCGCCCTGGCCGCCATCCTGGCTGGCTACTGCGTGCATGAACTCGCTTCGCAGCCGCAGGGCCGCGAGCGGCTCTGGCGCTGGCTGGTTGCGATCGGCCTGTTCGCGGCGGCGCTGGCGGCCAGTTACGGGCTCGCGACGATCGTCGGGCGCGAAAGCGTCGCGCTGATTCCGATGGCGATGGCGTCGATCCTGTTTCTGCTTGCGGCGGTGATGCTGCTTGTCGTGTGGCGCGCCCATCACAGCGCCCCGATGGGCGCCGCCCTGCTCGTGGCGGCGGTGCTGGGTGTGGACCTCGCCGTCAGCAACGGCCCCAGCGAGTCCACCGGCCTGCCCAGCGCGCAATATGACGTGCTGCAGCCCGACAGCGCCAATCCCACCATCGCGCTGCTGAAAAGCGAGTTGGCCCGCACCGCCGCTCCAGACCGGCGCGACAGGGTGGAACTGGCGGGCATCGACTTCCACTGGCCCAATGCCAGCATGACCCATGGGCTTGATCACACCCTGGGCTACAATCCGCTGAGACTTGGCGACTATTCGCTCGCCACCGGAGCGGGCGATCACGTGGCGCTGCCCGATCAGCGCCGGTTCTCGCCCCTGATGCCGGGTTATCGCTCCGTGCTGGCTGACATGCTGGGCCTGCGCTTCATCGCCTCGCGCGTGCCGCTCGATCAGATCGACAGGAGCCTTGGTCCAGACGCGCTGCAAGAGGGCCGGCTGCGGCTGATCGCGCGCACGCCGGATGCCTTCGTCTACGAGAACGCAAATGCGCTGCCGCGCGTCCTGCTTGCCTCGGAAGCGCGGATCGTGGACCGCAGCGCCATCCTTGCCAGCGGCCAGTGGCCGGCTGGCTTCGACCCAAGGCGCACGGTTCTTCTCGGGGCGGAAGACCGCCCCCCTGCCCAGCGCTGCGTGGCGTTGTCCGGGCCCATGACAGGCACGGCGGCCATTCGGCGCTATGCCAACACCCGGATCGTCGTCGAAGTGGAGGCATCGCGTTGCGGCTGGCTCGTGCTCAACGATGCCTGGCAGCGCTGGTGGACGGTGACCGTGAACGGGGGGGCGGCCCCGCTGCTGCGCGCCAACATCCTGTTCCGCGCCGTGGAGGTGCCGGAGGGCCGTTCGGTCGTGACCTTCACCTTCGCGCCGTTTGCCGGGCTGGCAGCTGACGTTGTGGAACGGCTGCCTCGCGCTCTCGGTGACAAGCTGGGCCTCACGGACACGCCGCGGCTTGCGGATCGCTGA
- a CDS encoding SAM-dependent methyltransferase, with product MSFSPEWLALREPVDHRSVNPALAAHVAERFGGTDHISIMDLGCGAGSNLRGSHRLFGDSQHWTLVDYDASLLAAARARLALWADEAQEAGEELLLSKDGKRLMVDFRQIDLNADLERVLDWRPDLVTAAALFDLVSPSWVDRFAAAMARRALPLYTVLTYDGREQWEPPHGADAAMVAAFHAHQHTDKGFGPAAGPDACAVMEKAFKAVGHHVWTGDSPWLMTDADGGLVAQLTDGIARAVRETGRVPEAEVASWLAAKATARRGLVGHLDLLACPA from the coding sequence ATGAGCTTTTCCCCCGAATGGCTGGCGCTGCGTGAGCCGGTCGATCACCGCTCGGTCAACCCGGCGCTTGCTGCCCATGTGGCCGAAAGGTTCGGCGGCACGGACCACATCTCGATCATGGATCTGGGCTGCGGCGCCGGCTCGAACCTGCGCGGAAGCCATCGTCTCTTTGGAGACAGCCAGCACTGGACGCTGGTGGATTATGACGCCTCCCTGCTGGCGGCAGCCCGTGCCCGCCTTGCCCTCTGGGCCGACGAGGCGCAAGAGGCCGGCGAGGAGCTGCTGCTCAGCAAGGACGGCAAGCGGCTGATGGTGGACTTCCGCCAGATCGACCTCAACGCCGATCTCGAGCGCGTTCTGGACTGGCGGCCCGATCTGGTGACGGCCGCAGCGCTGTTCGACCTTGTCTCCCCCTCCTGGGTCGATCGCTTTGCAGCGGCGATGGCCCGGCGCGCGCTGCCGCTCTATACGGTGCTGACCTATGACGGCCGCGAGCAATGGGAGCCGCCCCACGGCGCGGATGCGGCCATGGTCGCGGCATTTCACGCGCATCAGCACACCGACAAGGGCTTTGGCCCGGCCGCCGGCCCCGATGCCTGCGCGGTGATGGAAAAGGCCTTCAAGGCTGTGGGCCATCATGTCTGGACAGGCGACAGCCCGTGGCTCATGACCGATGCGGATGGCGGCCTCGTCGCGCAGCTCACGGACGGGATCGCGCGGGCCGTGCGCGAGACGGGGCGCGTGCCCGAGGCGGAGGTCGCATCATGGCTCGCCGCCAAGGCCACGGCGCGCCGCGGCCTTGTGGGTCACCTTGACCTCCTTGCCTGCCCGGCCTGA
- a CDS encoding cytochrome b, translating into MQDGPAQQVYNRPARMFHWLTAGFVFVMIPVGVIMSDRGDRNIWDGTTNALYSGHKLAGFILLILMVARLAWRLVKGAPPPDASIEPWQRTVSALNHWGLYILLFAMALTGWLGVSLFPALDIFGLFSLPALTSPDQAAAGRALFAHKLIGFALVAFIVMHVGAALHHHFIRKDGVLRRMLPKRG; encoded by the coding sequence ATGCAGGATGGGCCCGCGCAGCAGGTCTACAACCGGCCAGCCCGGATGTTCCACTGGCTCACCGCCGGCTTCGTGTTCGTGATGATCCCGGTCGGGGTGATCATGTCCGATCGCGGCGACCGCAACATCTGGGACGGCACGACCAACGCGCTGTATTCCGGCCACAAGCTCGCGGGCTTCATCCTCCTTATCCTGATGGTCGCGCGGCTGGCCTGGCGGCTCGTGAAGGGCGCGCCGCCGCCGGATGCGTCGATAGAGCCGTGGCAGAGAACCGTTTCGGCGCTCAATCACTGGGGGCTCTATATCCTGTTGTTCGCCATGGCGCTGACGGGATGGCTGGGCGTTTCGCTGTTCCCGGCGCTGGACATCTTCGGCCTGTTCTCGCTGCCGGCCCTGACCTCGCCCGATCAGGCGGCGGCCGGGCGCGCGTTATTCGCTCACAAGCTCATCGGCTTTGCGCTGGTGGCCTTCATCGTCATGCATGTCGGCGCGGCGCTCCATCACCACTTCATCCGCAAGGATGGCGTGCTGCGCCGGATGCTTCCGAAGCGCGGCTGA
- the ribA gene encoding GTP cyclohydrolase II RibA produces MSVAKRSILGLDRGQDLLAVDRAISELRAARPLLLTGGEGAAVIVSAELLDQDFADRFNTFAAGQARLALPAARLRRLGSTQRKVAGTVALPTIDLGRIEQLVLKVDGRLDAPIAPATAIDLGALELAALSLILPALVVVPVDLAAVAEEPLVRVAVSAVNSFRKTQVEQLTIVGRAPVPLEDAPRTEFVVFRGGEGLRDQVAIVVGELDMGQPVHVRLHSACLTGDLFGSLKCDCGDQLRETVRWMAENQGGILLYLDQEGRGNGISNKMRAYRLQSEGWDTYDADEVLGFDLDQRRFDFAAEMLKQLGVTRVVAMTNNPIKIGAIKHAGLEVQASRRVLGRPNKHNVQYLESKRDRAGHYIDMDVLMARAAPND; encoded by the coding sequence ATGAGCGTAGCTAAGCGTTCCATTCTCGGGCTCGACCGCGGTCAGGACCTTCTGGCCGTCGATCGCGCGATTTCGGAACTGCGCGCCGCCCGGCCGCTTCTTCTCACCGGCGGCGAAGGCGCGGCCGTCATCGTCTCGGCCGAACTCCTCGATCAGGATTTCGCTGATCGTTTCAACACCTTCGCAGCCGGCCAGGCCCGTCTTGCCCTGCCTGCCGCGCGCCTGCGTCGCCTGGGCTCGACCCAGCGCAAGGTGGCCGGCACGGTGGCGCTGCCCACCATCGACCTTGGCCGCATCGAGCAGCTGGTGCTCAAGGTGGACGGCAGGCTCGACGCGCCCATCGCGCCCGCCACGGCGATCGATCTCGGCGCGCTGGAGCTGGCGGCCCTGTCGCTGATCCTCCCCGCGCTGGTGGTCGTGCCCGTCGACCTCGCCGCCGTGGCCGAAGAGCCGCTGGTGCGCGTCGCCGTCAGCGCGGTGAACAGCTTCCGCAAGACGCAGGTCGAGCAGCTCACCATCGTCGGCCGCGCGCCGGTGCCGCTCGAGGATGCGCCCCGCACCGAGTTCGTGGTGTTCCGCGGCGGCGAAGGCCTGCGCGATCAGGTCGCCATCGTGGTCGGTGAGCTCGACATGGGCCAGCCCGTGCATGTGCGCCTGCATTCGGCCTGCCTGACAGGCGATCTTTTCGGCTCGCTGAAGTGCGATTGCGGCGACCAGCTGCGCGAGACGGTGCGCTGGATGGCCGAGAACCAGGGCGGCATCCTGCTTTATCTGGACCAGGAAGGGCGCGGCAACGGCATCTCCAACAAGATGCGCGCCTACCGCCTGCAGAGCGAGGGCTGGGACACCTATGACGCCGACGAGGTGCTGGGCTTCGATCTCGACCAGCGCCGCTTCGACTTTGCCGCTGAGATGCTCAAGCAACTCGGCGTGACGCGGGTGGTGGCCATGACGAACAACCCGATCAAGATCGGCGCCATCAAGCATGCCGGCCTCGAGGTGCAGGCCAGCCGCCGGGTGCTGGGCCGGCCCAACAAGCACAATGTGCAGTATCTCGAATCCAAGCGCGATCGCGCCGGCCACTACATCGACATGGATGTGCTCATGGCCCGGGCCGCGCCCAACGACTGA
- a CDS encoding 6-carboxytetrahydropterin synthase, with protein MFSVEVRDRIMIAHSLPDPFFGPAQNMHGATFVVDVAFYREEMTKQNVVVDIGAALDVLNKTLKPLAYQNLDTLPQFRGVLTTTEFLCKHIFDEIAKAARDGALGEDGRGLARIRVTLHETDLARAAYEGHLA; from the coding sequence ATGTTCTCCGTTGAAGTCCGCGACCGCATCATGATCGCCCATTCCCTGCCCGATCCGTTCTTCGGGCCCGCCCAGAACATGCATGGCGCCACCTTCGTGGTGGATGTCGCCTTCTACCGCGAGGAGATGACGAAGCAGAATGTCGTTGTCGACATCGGCGCCGCGCTCGACGTGCTGAACAAGACGCTGAAGCCCCTCGCCTACCAGAACCTCGATACTCTCCCGCAGTTCAGGGGCGTGCTCACCACCACCGAGTTCCTCTGCAAGCACATCTTCGACGAGATCGCCAAGGCGGCCCGCGATGGCGCGCTGGGCGAGGACGGGCGCGGCCTCGCCAGGATCAGGGTGACGCTGCACGAGACGGACCTCGCCCGCGCCGCCTATGAGGGTCATCTGGCGTGA
- the mdoH gene encoding glucans biosynthesis glucosyltransferase MdoH, whose product MNQRPEPLNFTAEAPVKPAPERADGLTPAGLQRRSEMTRRRLTVLALNVATYGAMMWGLSLVLAAGGWTVIDAIIFVAFAFGAPWTVLGFWNAVIGLWLLHGVKDGVGRVAPFADAGDIDAPLTLRTAIFMTLRNEDPARAIFRLRTVKASVDATGYGAAYDYFLLSDTNDKAVAAREEELAAAWAAETGDPSRIVYRRRTDNTGYKAGNVRDFCERWGDRYELMLPLDADSLMSGDAIVAYTRMMQAHPKLGILQSLVVGMPSSSAFARIFQFGMRQGMRSYTMGQAWWVGDCGPFWGHNAFVRIAPFRDACHLPVLPGGPPLGGHVMSHDQVEATLMRRAGYEVRVHPIEGGSWEENPPTMLEFAKRDLRWCLGNLQYLKLLDLPGLKPMSRFQLVWAVLMFVGLPAWTLMIALLPLKVIEDKGLAFYPSGLAAFLYVLFFVMYLSPKFAGAADILLTKGGTARWGGTARFLASAAIELVFSFLQGAVSTFRTTIFMIGLAFGKSRIGWNGQSRDAQSLSVMTALQGLWPHLLFGAYVIGALWLLSPKVMWWAMPLLAGYVLAVPFAVFTASPTLGRWFQRTGLCAIPEDVSAPPEVAAVLKAART is encoded by the coding sequence ATGAACCAGCGCCCCGAGCCCCTGAATTTCACGGCCGAGGCCCCTGTGAAGCCTGCGCCGGAGCGAGCCGACGGGTTGACGCCGGCCGGGCTCCAGCGCCGCTCCGAGATGACGCGCCGGCGGCTGACCGTGCTCGCGCTCAACGTCGCCACCTATGGCGCCATGATGTGGGGCCTCTCGTTGGTGCTGGCGGCGGGCGGCTGGACGGTGATCGACGCGATCATCTTCGTGGCCTTCGCCTTCGGCGCGCCCTGGACGGTGCTGGGCTTTTGGAACGCCGTCATCGGCCTGTGGCTGCTGCATGGCGTGAAGGACGGCGTCGGGCGTGTCGCGCCCTTCGCGGATGCGGGCGACATCGACGCGCCGCTCACGCTGCGCACGGCGATCTTCATGACGCTGCGCAACGAGGACCCGGCCCGCGCCATCTTCCGGCTGCGTACCGTCAAGGCCAGCGTGGACGCCACCGGCTATGGCGCAGCTTATGACTACTTCCTGCTCTCGGACACCAATGACAAAGCCGTCGCCGCGCGCGAGGAAGAGCTTGCCGCCGCCTGGGCCGCCGAAACGGGCGATCCCAGCCGCATCGTCTACCGCCGCCGCACGGACAACACCGGATACAAGGCCGGCAATGTCCGCGATTTCTGCGAGCGCTGGGGCGACCGCTACGAATTGATGCTGCCGCTCGACGCCGACAGCCTGATGTCGGGCGATGCCATCGTCGCCTACACGCGGATGATGCAGGCCCACCCGAAGCTCGGCATCCTCCAGAGCCTCGTGGTCGGCATGCCCTCGTCGAGCGCATTCGCCCGCATCTTCCAGTTCGGCATGCGGCAGGGCATGCGCTCCTACACCATGGGCCAGGCCTGGTGGGTGGGCGATTGCGGACCCTTCTGGGGCCATAATGCCTTCGTGCGGATCGCGCCCTTCCGCGATGCCTGCCACCTGCCGGTGCTGCCGGGCGGGCCGCCGCTTGGCGGGCATGTGATGAGCCATGACCAGGTCGAGGCCACGCTGATGCGCCGCGCCGGCTATGAGGTCCGCGTCCATCCGATCGAAGGCGGATCGTGGGAGGAGAACCCGCCGACCATGCTCGAATTCGCCAAGCGCGACCTGCGCTGGTGCCTGGGCAACCTGCAATATCTCAAGCTGCTCGATCTGCCGGGGCTCAAGCCGATGAGCCGGTTCCAGCTTGTCTGGGCCGTGCTGATGTTCGTCGGCCTGCCGGCCTGGACGCTGATGATCGCGCTGCTGCCGCTCAAGGTCATCGAGGACAAGGGGCTGGCTTTCTACCCCTCCGGCCTCGCCGCCTTCCTCTATGTGCTGTTCTTCGTGATGTATCTGTCGCCCAAATTCGCCGGCGCGGCCGACATCCTGCTCACGAAAGGCGGCACGGCCCGCTGGGGCGGCACGGCCCGCTTCCTCGCATCGGCCGCGATCGAACTGGTGTTCTCCTTCCTCCAGGGCGCCGTCTCGACCTTCCGCACCACGATCTTCATGATCGGCCTCGCCTTCGGCAAATCACGCATCGGCTGGAACGGGCAGTCGCGCGATGCGCAGTCGCTCTCGGTGATGACGGCGCTCCAGGGGCTCTGGCCGCATCTTCTGTTCGGCGCCTATGTCATCGGCGCGCTCTGGCTGCTGTCGCCCAAGGTGATGTGGTGGGCCATGCCGTTGCTGGCGGGCTATGTGCTGGCCGTGCCGTTCGCGGTGTTCACCGCGTCGCCCACGCTCGGGCGCTGGTTCCAGCGCACGGGCCTGTGCGCTATACCGGAGGATGTGAGCGCGCCGCCCGAGGTCGCAGCCGTGCTCAAGGCTGCGCGCACATGA